One Novosphingobium sp. G106 DNA segment encodes these proteins:
- a CDS encoding SDR family NAD(P)-dependent oxidoreductase — MGQLDGKVAIVTGGTMGIGAAIAEVFAEEGARVVIASRNAEQGEALATTLGSAVRYLRADVAKREEVQALVDFTLTEFGGLDAMINNAAITGAFHNRFLDDDLADFDQVVNVNLAGVMHGSQIAARHMAKQRSGAIVNLSSIAAAVPGYALLTYRAAKAGVENFSRSLAIDLGEYGVRVNAIEPGHIPTRNSAFGEHPALTAEQSAELTGIVDEIYNADQPLKRRGSPRDVAYTAAFLASDRAAYVTGQVIAVDGGVTAGSAFNQNRLLTEARARYLKDLGIG; from the coding sequence ATGGGCCAGTTGGACGGCAAGGTCGCGATCGTCACCGGCGGCACGATGGGCATCGGCGCCGCGATTGCCGAGGTTTTTGCGGAAGAGGGCGCTCGGGTCGTCATCGCCAGCCGAAACGCGGAGCAGGGTGAGGCGCTCGCGACCACGCTCGGCAGTGCGGTGCGCTATCTGCGCGCGGACGTGGCGAAGCGCGAGGAAGTCCAGGCACTGGTCGACTTTACACTTACCGAGTTCGGCGGCCTCGACGCGATGATCAACAACGCCGCGATAACCGGCGCCTTCCACAACCGCTTCCTCGACGACGATCTCGCCGACTTCGACCAGGTGGTGAACGTCAATCTCGCCGGCGTGATGCACGGCAGCCAGATTGCCGCGCGGCACATGGCGAAGCAGCGCAGCGGGGCAATCGTCAACCTGTCGTCGATCGCGGCCGCCGTGCCCGGCTATGCCCTGCTGACCTACCGCGCCGCAAAGGCGGGGGTGGAGAACTTCTCGCGCTCGCTGGCGATCGACCTCGGCGAATACGGCGTGCGGGTGAACGCGATCGAGCCTGGCCATATCCCGACCCGCAACAGCGCTTTCGGTGAGCATCCCGCGCTGACCGCCGAGCAGAGCGCTGAGCTTACGGGCATCGTCGACGAGATCTACAACGCCGATCAGCCGCTCAAGCGCCGCGGCAGCCCGCGCGACGTCGCCTACACGGCGGCCTTCCTGGCGAGCGACCGCGCGGCCTATGTCACTGGCCAGGTCATCGCGGTCGATGGCGGGGTCACCGCGGGCTCTGCATTCAACCAGAACCGGCTGCTGACCGAGGCGCGGGCGCGTTATTTGAAGGATCTCGGCATCGGGTAG
- a CDS encoding isovaleryl-CoA dehydrogenase — protein sequence MRATPDFDFGLPESAQMIREAAGRFADEKIAPLAARIDAEDWFPRELWPAMGELGLHGITVEEEFGGLGLGYIDHVIAVEEVSRASASVGLSYGAHSNLCVNQIRRWGTPEQKAKYLPRLISGEHVGSLAMSEAGAGSDVVSMKLKAEPVDGGFKLNGTKFWITNGTYADTLVVYAKTGDGSRGISAFLIEKDFPGFSIGQKIDKMGMRGSPTAELVFEDCFVPESQVMGPVNGGVGVLMSGLDYERVVLAGLQLGIMQACLDTVIPFVRERKQFGKPIGAFQLMQAKVADMYVALQSARAYTYAVARSCDAGQTTRFDAAGAILLASESAFRVAGEAVQALGGAGYTKDWPVERYLRDAKLLDIGAGTNEIRRMLIGRELIGAA from the coding sequence ATGCGCGCCACCCCCGATTTCGACTTCGGCCTGCCCGAAAGCGCCCAGATGATCCGCGAGGCCGCCGGCCGCTTCGCCGACGAGAAGATCGCGCCGCTCGCCGCCAGGATCGACGCCGAGGACTGGTTCCCGCGCGAGCTCTGGCCGGCGATGGGCGAACTCGGTCTTCACGGCATCACCGTCGAGGAGGAATTCGGCGGACTCGGCCTCGGCTATATCGACCACGTCATCGCGGTCGAGGAAGTCAGCCGCGCTTCGGCCTCGGTCGGCCTCTCCTACGGCGCGCATTCTAATCTCTGCGTCAACCAGATCCGCCGCTGGGGGACGCCTGAACAGAAGGCGAAGTACCTGCCGAGGCTGATCTCGGGCGAGCATGTCGGCAGCCTCGCCATGTCCGAGGCCGGGGCGGGGTCCGACGTCGTTTCGATGAAGCTCAAGGCCGAGCCGGTCGACGGTGGGTTCAAGCTCAACGGGACGAAATTCTGGATTACCAACGGCACTTATGCCGATACCCTCGTCGTCTATGCCAAGACCGGAGACGGCTCGCGCGGGATCAGCGCCTTCCTGATCGAGAAGGATTTTCCTGGTTTCTCGATCGGCCAGAAGATCGACAAGATGGGCATGCGCGGTTCGCCGACGGCCGAGTTGGTGTTCGAAGACTGCTTCGTGCCCGAAAGCCAGGTCATGGGACCGGTGAACGGTGGCGTGGGCGTCCTGATGAGTGGGCTCGACTACGAGCGCGTCGTGCTCGCCGGGCTACAACTCGGTATCATGCAGGCCTGTCTCGACACGGTCATCCCCTTCGTCCGCGAGCGTAAGCAGTTCGGCAAGCCGATAGGCGCCTTCCAGCTGATGCAGGCGAAGGTCGCCGACATGTATGTCGCGCTGCAATCGGCGCGGGCCTATACCTATGCCGTGGCGCGTTCGTGCGACGCTGGGCAGACCACCCGGTTCGATGCGGCCGGCGCGATCCTGCTGGCAAGCGAGAGCGCCTTCCGTGTGGCGGGCGAGGCGGTGCAGGCGCTGGGCGGCGCCGGCTATACCAAGGACTGGCCGGTCGAGCGCTATCTGCGCGACGCCAAGCTGCTCGACATCGGCGCGGGCACCAACGAGATCCGCCGTATGCTGATCGGCCGCGAACTGATCGGCGCGGCGTGA